The Aeromicrobium senzhongii genome includes a window with the following:
- a CDS encoding metal-sulfur cluster assembly factor, translating into MTTDHSDLPDVTVQPGATSDEDIWEAMKDVVDPELGINVVDLGLVYGVHTDEHSNTILQMTLTSAACPLTDVIEDQTRAALDGLVNDFRIEWVWMPPWGPDKITDDGREMLRALGFNIG; encoded by the coding sequence ATGACCACTGACCACAGCGATCTGCCCGACGTCACCGTGCAGCCCGGCGCCACGAGCGACGAGGACATCTGGGAGGCGATGAAGGACGTCGTCGACCCCGAGCTCGGCATCAACGTCGTCGACCTGGGCCTCGTCTACGGCGTCCACACCGACGAGCACAGCAACACGATCCTCCAGATGACCCTCACGTCGGCGGCCTGCCCGCTGACCGACGTCATCGAGGACCAGACCCGCGCTGCCCTCGACGGCCTGGTGAACGACTTCCGGATCGAGTGGGTCTGGATGCCGCCGTGGGGCCCGGACAAGATCACCGACGACGGCCGCGAGATGCTGCGCGCCCTCGGCTTCAACATCGGCTGA
- the sufD gene encoding Fe-S cluster assembly protein SufD translates to MTTIEHTDQMAAALELDHVQSHLHPEPSYDVEAHPKPTGLEEIWRFTPLKRLRGLLDGDPSDAHLEWKDELPAGATLTTITTDEAKAIGGIAPLDRLSALAVQNAGGATLLSIDGELDAPARITLSGTSTERTVWGHIVVKVAPFSKATITFDHVGSATYASTVTYVVGDGAQLDVINLADWDDDAVHAVQNGISVGRDAAVRFFEFTLGGDLVRSSTNVDYRGTGGSVDLLGVYFADAGQHLEHRQFVDHTAPKTRSNVEYKGALQGQDAHTVWIGNVLIRKIAEGIETFEQNDNLVLTDGARADSVPNLEIETGDIAGAGHASTTGRFDDQHLFYLQSRGIDPSEAKRLVIHGFFNDIIRRVGVQDLQDRLLAAIEEELSTVVGTPGAVGA, encoded by the coding sequence ATGACCACCATCGAACACACCGATCAGATGGCCGCCGCGTTGGAGCTGGACCACGTCCAGAGCCACCTGCATCCCGAGCCGTCCTACGACGTCGAGGCCCACCCCAAGCCGACCGGCCTGGAGGAGATCTGGCGCTTCACGCCGCTCAAGCGGCTGCGCGGACTGCTCGACGGCGACCCGTCGGACGCGCACCTGGAGTGGAAGGACGAGCTTCCCGCCGGCGCGACGCTGACCACGATCACCACCGACGAGGCCAAGGCGATCGGCGGCATCGCGCCGCTGGACCGGCTGTCCGCGTTGGCCGTGCAGAACGCCGGAGGGGCCACGCTGCTGTCGATCGACGGCGAGCTCGACGCCCCCGCGCGCATCACGCTCAGCGGCACCTCGACCGAGCGGACCGTGTGGGGCCACATCGTGGTCAAGGTCGCGCCCTTCTCGAAGGCCACGATCACCTTCGACCACGTCGGCTCGGCCACCTACGCCTCGACCGTCACGTACGTCGTCGGCGACGGTGCCCAGCTGGACGTCATCAACCTGGCCGACTGGGACGACGATGCCGTCCACGCCGTGCAGAACGGCATCAGCGTCGGCCGTGACGCGGCGGTCCGCTTCTTCGAGTTCACGCTCGGTGGCGACCTCGTCCGCTCGTCCACGAACGTCGACTACCGGGGCACCGGTGGCAGCGTGGACCTGCTCGGCGTGTACTTCGCCGACGCCGGCCAGCACCTCGAGCACCGTCAGTTCGTCGACCACACGGCGCCCAAGACCCGCAGCAACGTCGAGTACAAGGGCGCGCTGCAGGGTCAGGACGCGCACACCGTGTGGATCGGCAACGTCCTGATCCGCAAGATCGCCGAGGGCATCGAGACGTTCGAGCAGAACGACAACCTCGTCCTGACCGACGGTGCCCGCGCCGACTCGGTGCCGAACCTCGAGATCGAGACCGGCGACATCGCCGGCGCGGGGCACGCCTCGACGACGGGTCGTTTCGACGACCAGCACCTGTTCTACCTGCAGAGCCGCGGCATCGACCCGAGCGAGGCCAAGCGCCTCGTGATCCACGGCTTCTTCAACGACATCATCCGCCGCGTCGGCGTCCAGGACCTGCAGGATCGCCTGTTGGCCGCCATCGAGGAGGAGCTGTCCACCGTGGTCGGCACTCCCGGGGCGGTGGGTGCATGA
- a CDS encoding DNA polymerase domain-containing protein, whose protein sequence is MGASAVEVEAGGRAVRVSSPDRVIYEKTDRTPDITKLEVVEYFVAVQDGLMRALRERPTTLERWPKGVREDMVMATRADSHGDAFYQKRVPKGAPPYLETVRIHFPSGRRADEICPTEIAVAAWAAHMGTVTFHPWPVRRADVDHPDEIRIDLDPQPGTDFTDAQRVAKAAKELLEEIDIRGFVKTSGNRGVHIFARIEPRWTFTDVRHAALAFGRELERRDDGVTTAWWKEERGESIFVDFNQNARDRTIASAYSLRPKPGAPVSTPMTWDELFAVEDPRDFNLTTVPALLEQRPDPWREIDDVQHSLQTLLDWYDRDEENGLGEMPYPPDYPKMPGEPRRVQPSRKKQDG, encoded by the coding sequence ATGGGGGCATCAGCAGTCGAGGTCGAGGCCGGCGGGCGCGCCGTGCGCGTCTCGAGCCCGGACCGGGTCATCTACGAGAAGACCGACCGCACGCCGGACATCACCAAACTCGAGGTCGTCGAGTACTTCGTCGCCGTCCAGGACGGGCTCATGCGCGCACTGCGCGAGCGTCCGACGACGCTCGAGCGGTGGCCCAAGGGCGTCCGTGAGGACATGGTCATGGCGACCCGGGCCGACAGCCACGGGGATGCGTTCTACCAGAAGCGGGTGCCCAAGGGCGCTCCCCCGTACCTCGAGACGGTGCGTATCCACTTCCCCTCGGGACGGCGGGCCGACGAGATCTGTCCCACCGAGATCGCGGTGGCCGCATGGGCGGCGCACATGGGCACGGTCACCTTCCACCCGTGGCCCGTGCGGCGCGCCGACGTCGACCATCCCGACGAGATCCGCATCGACCTCGATCCCCAGCCGGGCACCGACTTCACCGACGCCCAGCGCGTGGCCAAGGCCGCCAAGGAGCTGTTGGAGGAGATCGACATCCGGGGCTTCGTCAAGACGAGCGGCAATCGTGGGGTGCACATCTTCGCCCGGATCGAGCCGCGGTGGACCTTCACGGACGTGCGCCACGCGGCCCTGGCCTTCGGCCGCGAGCTCGAGCGCCGCGACGACGGCGTGACCACCGCCTGGTGGAAGGAGGAGCGCGGCGAGTCGATCTTCGTCGACTTCAACCAGAACGCCCGGGACCGCACGATCGCGAGCGCGTACAGCCTGCGGCCGAAGCCGGGCGCCCCGGTCTCGACGCCGATGACGTGGGACGAGCTGTTCGCCGTGGAGGACCCGCGCGACTTCAACCTCACGACCGTTCCGGCGCTGCTCGAGCAGCGTCCGGACCCGTGGCGCGAGATCGACGACGTCCAGCACTCGTTGCAGACCCTGCTCGACTGGTACGACCGCGACGAGGAGAACGGCCTGGGCGAGATGCCCTATCCGCCGGACTACCCGAAGATGCCCGGCGAGCCCCGGCGCGTCCAGCCATCGCGCAAGAAGCAGGACGGCTAG
- a CDS encoding cysteine desulfurase: MAGFDVEAIRKDFPILSRTMAGDRPLVYLDSANTSQKPRQVVEAIERHYLEHNANVARAMHQLGAEASEAFESGRDKVAGFINAPRREEVVFTKNASEALNLVARVLGDGGRVGAGDEVVVTQMEHHSNLVPWQLLTQRTGADLRWYGVTPEGRLDLDSHTLTERTKVVAVTWVSNMLGTINPVAEIVRRAREVGALVVIDASQAVPQLPVDVAALGADFVAFTGHKMVGPTGIGVLWGRYDLLAELPPFLGGGEMIETVSMERTTFAAPPHRFEAGTPPIAQSVGLGAAVDYLTGLGMENVAAHEQQITAYALSAMNELPGVTIVGPKEPVDRGGAISFTVDGVHPHDVAQLLDSQGVAVRAGHHCAKPLHQHFGVQSTTRASFYLYTTEAEIDALVAGIRHTQSYFGA; the protein is encoded by the coding sequence ATGGCCGGCTTCGACGTCGAGGCGATCCGCAAGGACTTCCCCATCTTGTCCAGGACGATGGCGGGGGACCGCCCTCTGGTGTACCTGGACAGCGCCAACACGTCGCAGAAGCCGCGTCAGGTCGTCGAGGCGATCGAGCGTCACTACCTCGAGCACAACGCCAACGTCGCCCGCGCGATGCACCAGCTCGGCGCGGAGGCCAGTGAGGCCTTCGAGTCGGGCCGCGACAAGGTGGCGGGGTTCATCAACGCGCCCCGCCGCGAGGAGGTCGTGTTCACCAAGAACGCCTCTGAGGCGCTCAACCTGGTGGCGCGCGTCCTGGGTGACGGCGGGCGCGTCGGCGCGGGGGACGAGGTCGTGGTGACCCAGATGGAGCACCACTCCAACCTCGTGCCGTGGCAGCTGCTGACGCAGCGCACCGGCGCCGACCTGCGCTGGTACGGCGTGACGCCCGAGGGTCGTCTCGACCTCGACTCGCACACGCTGACCGAGCGCACCAAGGTCGTTGCGGTGACGTGGGTGTCGAACATGCTCGGCACGATCAACCCCGTGGCCGAGATCGTCCGTCGCGCCCGCGAGGTCGGTGCGCTCGTCGTGATCGACGCGTCGCAGGCCGTGCCGCAGCTGCCGGTCGACGTCGCCGCCCTGGGCGCCGACTTCGTCGCGTTCACCGGACACAAGATGGTCGGCCCGACCGGCATCGGTGTCCTGTGGGGCCGCTACGACCTGCTCGCCGAGCTGCCGCCGTTCCTCGGGGGCGGCGAGATGATCGAGACGGTGTCGATGGAGCGCACGACGTTCGCCGCGCCGCCGCACCGGTTCGAGGCGGGCACGCCGCCGATCGCGCAGTCCGTCGGGCTGGGCGCGGCGGTCGACTACCTGACCGGTCTGGGCATGGAGAACGTCGCGGCGCACGAGCAGCAGATCACCGCGTACGCACTGAGCGCGATGAACGAGTTGCCGGGCGTCACGATCGTCGGCCCCAAGGAGCCGGTCGATCGCGGGGGAGCGATCAGCTTCACCGTCGACGGGGTGCACCCCCACGACGTCGCGCAGCTGCTCGATTCGCAGGGCGTCGCCGTTCGCGCGGGTCACCACTGTGCCAAGCCGTTGCACCAGCACTTCGGCGTCCAGTCCACGACGCGTGCGTCGTTCTACCTGTACACGACCGAGGCCGAGATCGACGCGCTCGTCGCGGGGATCCGCCACACCCAGTCGTACTTCGGAGCGTGA
- a CDS encoding Rieske (2Fe-2S) protein, whose translation MTFQEVAKLADVPEGAALGIEFEGHDLALVRDGDTVYCIQDWCSHAEIPLSDGDVEGCEIECFLHGSRFDLRTGKALGLPATEPVPVYQTKIEGETVWVDLPNQGENV comes from the coding sequence ATGACCTTCCAGGAGGTCGCGAAGCTCGCTGACGTCCCCGAGGGCGCCGCCCTCGGGATCGAGTTCGAGGGCCATGACCTGGCACTCGTGCGCGACGGCGACACCGTCTACTGCATTCAGGACTGGTGCTCGCACGCCGAGATCCCGCTGTCCGACGGCGACGTCGAGGGCTGTGAGATCGAGTGCTTCCTGCACGGGTCGCGCTTCGACCTGCGCACCGGCAAGGCGCTGGGCCTCCCGGCCACCGAACCGGTTCCCGTCTACCAGACCAAGATCGAGGGAGAGACCGTGTGGGTCGACCTCCCCAACCAAGGAGAAAACGTATGA
- the sufU gene encoding Fe-S cluster assembly sulfur transfer protein SufU, translated as MNASNVDAMYQEIILDHYKRPHGAGLRDPYEAEVHHVNPTCGDEITLRVHLEGEQVADVSYDAVGCSISQASASVLNDLVVGKTVGDALTTLDAFQELMQGRGQVEPDEDVLEDGIAFAGVAQFPARVKCALLSWMAWKDAVAQASAKEDS; from the coding sequence ATGAACGCGTCAAACGTCGATGCGATGTACCAGGAGATCATCCTGGACCACTACAAGCGCCCGCACGGGGCCGGACTTCGCGACCCCTACGAGGCCGAGGTCCACCACGTGAACCCCACGTGCGGTGACGAGATCACCCTGCGCGTGCACCTGGAGGGGGAGCAGGTGGCGGACGTCTCGTACGACGCCGTCGGCTGCTCCATCAGCCAGGCGTCCGCCTCGGTGCTGAACGACCTGGTCGTCGGAAAGACCGTCGGCGATGCATTGACCACACTCGATGCCTTCCAGGAGCTCATGCAGGGCCGCGGTCAGGTCGAACCTGACGAGGACGTGCTCGAGGACGGCATCGCCTTCGCGGGCGTCGCGCAGTTCCCGGCGCGCGTGAAGTGCGCCCTGCTGTCCTGGATGGCCTGGAAGGACGCCGTCGCCCAAGCTTCGGCCAAGGAGGATTCATGA
- a CDS encoding GAF and ANTAR domain-containing protein, whose translation MDQDFHRLLIDMAAEVHEAPEQAVRHITEYARTAVKGEDSGIMLAKAKGRVETFAGTSAPVEIAHDLQAELDEGPCLDAIRTGASSYLVVKLPDARWPRWSLRARDLGYRSTISARMEAAGRRFGSLNVYDTREVAFTRADLEVLELLASHAAVAYANAETNVNLRVALDSRNVIGQAQGVLMQVYDLDAETAFAYLRRISQTENVRLIEVAQELLRTRSLTGHPGLRPESAGP comes from the coding sequence ATGGATCAGGACTTCCACCGGCTGCTGATCGACATGGCGGCCGAGGTCCACGAGGCGCCGGAGCAGGCAGTCCGGCACATCACCGAGTACGCCCGTACCGCCGTCAAGGGCGAGGACTCCGGCATCATGCTCGCCAAGGCCAAGGGCCGCGTCGAGACGTTCGCCGGCACCTCGGCGCCGGTCGAGATCGCCCATGACCTGCAGGCCGAGCTGGACGAGGGCCCGTGCCTCGATGCGATCCGCACCGGGGCCAGCTCCTACTTGGTCGTGAAGCTGCCGGACGCCCGATGGCCGCGCTGGTCCCTGCGGGCGCGAGACCTGGGATACCGCTCCACCATCAGCGCGCGGATGGAGGCGGCAGGACGGCGGTTCGGCTCCCTGAACGTCTACGACACTCGCGAGGTGGCGTTCACCCGCGCCGACCTCGAGGTGCTGGAGCTGCTCGCCTCGCATGCGGCGGTGGCCTACGCCAACGCCGAGACGAACGTCAACCTGCGGGTCGCGCTGGACAGTCGCAACGTCATCGGGCAGGCCCAGGGCGTGCTGATGCAGGTGTACGACCTGGACGCCGAGACGGCCTTCGCCTACCTGCGGCGGATCTCCCAGACCGAGAACGTGCGGCTGATCGAGGTGGCCCAGGAGCTGTTGCGCACCCGCTCGCTGACGGGCCACCCGGGTCTCCGCCCGGAGTCCGCCGGGCCCTAG
- the sufB gene encoding Fe-S cluster assembly protein SufB — translation MTTTNDTTSIEDLNPGLKDVGNYEFGWHDADIAGASAQRGLSEAVVRDISAKKNEPQWMLDLRLKGLKLFNRKPMPTWGADLDQIDFDNIKYFVRSTEKQATTWDELPEDIKNTYDRLGIPEAEKQRLVSGVAAQYESEVVYHQIREDLEQQGVIFLDTDTALKEHPELFEEYFGTVIPVGDNKFAALNTSVWSGGSFIYVPKGVHVDIPLQAYFRINTENMGQFERTLIIADEDSYIHYVEGCTAPIYKTDSLHSAVVEIIVKKGARVRYTTIQNWSNNVYNLVTKRATCEAGATMEWVDGNIGSKVTMKYPAVYLMGEQARGETLSIAFAGEGQYQDTGAKMVHVAPNTSSSILSKSVARGGGRTSYRGLLQVNEGAYGSASTVKCDALLVDQISRSDTYPYVDVREDDVTLGHEATVSKINDDQLFYFMQRGMEEDEAMAMIVRGFVEPIARELPMEYALELNRLIELQMEGAVG, via the coding sequence ATGACGACCACGAACGACACGACCTCGATCGAAGACCTGAACCCGGGTCTGAAGGATGTCGGAAACTACGAGTTCGGTTGGCACGACGCCGACATCGCCGGAGCCAGCGCGCAGCGCGGCCTCAGCGAGGCCGTCGTGCGCGACATCTCGGCCAAGAAGAACGAGCCCCAGTGGATGCTCGACCTGCGCCTGAAGGGCCTCAAGCTCTTCAACCGCAAGCCGATGCCGACGTGGGGCGCCGATCTGGACCAGATCGACTTCGACAACATCAAGTACTTCGTCCGGTCGACCGAGAAGCAGGCGACCACGTGGGACGAGCTCCCCGAGGACATCAAGAACACCTACGACCGCCTCGGCATCCCCGAGGCCGAGAAGCAGCGCCTGGTCTCCGGCGTCGCGGCCCAGTACGAGTCCGAGGTCGTCTACCACCAGATCCGTGAGGACCTGGAGCAGCAGGGCGTCATCTTCCTCGACACCGACACCGCGCTGAAGGAGCACCCCGAGCTCTTCGAGGAGTACTTCGGCACCGTGATCCCCGTCGGCGACAACAAGTTCGCCGCGCTCAACACGTCCGTGTGGTCCGGCGGCTCGTTCATCTACGTGCCCAAGGGCGTCCACGTCGACATCCCGCTGCAGGCCTACTTCCGGATCAACACCGAGAACATGGGTCAGTTCGAGCGCACGCTGATCATCGCCGACGAGGATTCCTACATCCACTACGTCGAGGGCTGCACGGCGCCGATCTACAAGACCGACTCGCTGCACTCCGCGGTCGTCGAGATCATCGTGAAGAAGGGCGCCCGCGTCCGCTACACGACGATCCAGAACTGGTCGAACAACGTGTACAACCTGGTCACCAAGCGCGCCACCTGCGAGGCCGGCGCCACCATGGAGTGGGTCGACGGCAACATCGGCTCCAAGGTCACCATGAAGTACCCGGCCGTCTACCTGATGGGCGAGCAGGCGCGCGGCGAGACGCTGTCGATCGCCTTCGCCGGCGAGGGCCAGTACCAGGACACCGGCGCCAAGATGGTGCACGTCGCACCGAACACGTCGAGCTCGATCCTGAGCAAGTCCGTCGCCCGTGGCGGCGGCCGCACGTCCTACCGCGGCCTGTTGCAGGTCAACGAGGGCGCCTACGGCTCGGCCAGCACCGTCAAGTGCGACGCCCTGCTGGTCGACCAGATCAGCCGCTCCGACACGTACCCGTACGTCGACGTCCGCGAGGACGACGTGACCCTCGGCCACGAGGCGACCGTCTCCAAGATCAACGACGACCAGCTCTTCTACTTCATGCAGCGCGGCATGGAGGAGGACGAGGCCATGGCGATGATCGTCCGCGGTTTCGTCGAGCCCATCGCTCGTGAGCTGCCCATGGAGTACGCGCTGGAGCTGAACCGACTCATCGAGCTGCAAATGGAGGGTGCTGTCGGATGA
- the sufC gene encoding Fe-S cluster assembly ATPase SufC: MSTLEIKNLHVSVDTEDGAKEILRGVDLTINSGEVHAIMGPNGSGKSTLAYSIAGHPKYTVTDGEVLLDGENILEMSVDERARAGLFLAMQYPVEVPGVSVANFLRTAKTAIDGEAPKLRTWVKDVNAALERMTLDPTFAQRSVNEGFSGGEKKRHEIAQLELLNPKFAILDETDSGLDIDALRVVSDGVNRYSAQGDRGVLLITHYTRILNYINPDFVHVFVAGRLAETGGRELAEELEVSGYDKFLKAAL, from the coding sequence ATGAGCACCCTGGAGATCAAGAACCTCCACGTGTCCGTCGACACCGAGGACGGCGCCAAGGAGATCCTCCGCGGCGTCGATCTGACCATCAACTCCGGCGAGGTCCACGCCATCATGGGCCCGAACGGCTCCGGCAAGTCGACCCTCGCGTACTCGATCGCCGGACACCCCAAGTACACGGTCACCGACGGCGAGGTCCTCCTCGACGGCGAGAACATCCTCGAGATGAGCGTCGACGAGCGCGCCCGCGCCGGCCTGTTCCTGGCGATGCAGTACCCCGTCGAGGTTCCCGGCGTCTCGGTCGCGAACTTCCTGCGCACCGCCAAGACCGCCATCGACGGCGAGGCCCCCAAGCTGCGCACGTGGGTCAAGGACGTCAACGCGGCGCTCGAGCGCATGACGCTCGACCCGACCTTCGCCCAGCGCTCGGTGAACGAGGGCTTCTCCGGTGGCGAGAAGAAGCGCCACGAGATCGCCCAGCTCGAGCTGCTGAACCCGAAGTTCGCGATCCTCGACGAGACCGACTCCGGCCTGGACATCGACGCCCTGCGCGTCGTCTCCGACGGCGTCAACCGCTACTCGGCGCAGGGTGACCGCGGCGTGCTGCTGATCACGCACTACACGCGCATCCTGAACTACATCAACCCCGACTTCGTTCACGTCTTCGTCGCCGGCCGTCTGGCCGAGACCGGCGGCCGTGAGCTGGCCGAGGAGCTCGAGGTCTCGGGTTACGACAAGTTCCTCAAGGCGGCTCTCTGA
- a CDS encoding helix-turn-helix transcriptional regulator: MKYVNADQEVSHVDDLSTRDRVAESILENGPSTATSLASRLGLTPAAVRRHLEHLVEQGLVESHEERIRGQRRRGRPARVFALTAAGRDTFAHSYDDLAAEALRFLRATGGDTAVMDFARHRLADFRSRYERLLSGVPIEEQASVLAQALTADGFAASASSTPLGEQICQHHCPVAHVAEEFPQLCEAETEVFADLLGSHVQRLATIAHGDGVCTTHLPRAAQTTSTVSHHEGESP, encoded by the coding sequence GTGAAATACGTGAACGCGGATCAAGAGGTGTCGCACGTCGACGACCTCTCGACGCGCGATCGCGTGGCCGAGAGCATCCTCGAGAACGGCCCGAGCACTGCCACGAGCCTGGCCAGCCGCCTCGGGCTCACGCCCGCGGCCGTGCGCCGCCACCTCGAGCACCTCGTCGAGCAGGGTCTCGTCGAGTCGCACGAGGAGCGCATCCGCGGACAGCGCCGCCGCGGCCGTCCGGCCCGGGTCTTCGCCCTGACCGCCGCCGGTCGCGACACGTTCGCCCACTCCTACGACGACCTCGCCGCCGAGGCGCTGCGCTTCCTGCGCGCCACCGGTGGCGACACGGCCGTCATGGACTTCGCCCGGCACCGGCTCGCCGACTTCCGCAGCCGCTACGAGCGACTGCTGTCCGGCGTGCCGATCGAGGAGCAGGCGTCGGTGCTGGCCCAGGCCCTCACCGCCGACGGCTTCGCCGCCTCGGCCAGCTCGACCCCGCTGGGCGAGCAGATCTGCCAGCACCACTGCCCGGTGGCCCACGTCGCCGAGGAGTTCCCCCAATTGTGCGAGGCCGAGACCGAGGTCTTCGCGGACCTGCTGGGCTCCCATGTCCAGCGACTCGCCACCATCGCCCACGGTGACGGCGTGTGCACCACGCACCTGCCGCGCGCCGCCCAGACCACCAGCACTGTGTCCCACCACGAAGGGGAGTCGCCATGA